From a region of the Bradyrhizobium sp. KBS0727 genome:
- a CDS encoding inositol monophosphatase: MADADTAEKITTRDAALLTETVREAGALALSMFRTELKNWIKGASSPVSEADIAVNDLVEQRLRSATPDYGWLSEESADDDTRLGKPLVWIVDPIDGTRAYLAGREDWCVSVALVAGAAPVLAAVFAPVTDEFFFAVRGQGATLNRRQVSASSGTGLDFSRMAGPKPLVQRLSPSSDEITLFPRIGSLALRLCRVADGSLDAAFAGGQSRDWDLAAANLIVQEANGRMTALSGDAIEYNRREVAHGVLVAAGRDRHARIVEHFRSRPLP; encoded by the coding sequence TTGGCGGACGCTGACACGGCCGAAAAGATCACAACGCGCGACGCCGCGCTGCTGACGGAGACGGTGCGGGAAGCCGGCGCGCTGGCGCTGTCGATGTTTCGCACCGAACTGAAGAACTGGATCAAGGGCGCCTCGTCGCCGGTCTCGGAAGCCGATATCGCCGTCAACGATCTCGTCGAGCAAAGGCTGCGTTCGGCGACGCCGGATTATGGCTGGTTGTCGGAGGAGAGCGCCGACGACGACACGCGGCTGGGCAAGCCGCTGGTCTGGATCGTCGATCCGATCGACGGCACCCGGGCTTACCTCGCCGGCCGCGAGGACTGGTGCGTCAGCGTGGCGCTGGTGGCCGGTGCGGCGCCGGTGCTGGCCGCGGTGTTCGCGCCGGTCACGGACGAATTCTTCTTCGCGGTGCGCGGGCAGGGGGCGACGCTGAACCGGCGGCAGGTCTCAGCCTCGTCGGGCACCGGCCTCGATTTTTCCCGGATGGCCGGTCCCAAGCCGCTGGTGCAGCGGCTCAGTCCGTCCTCCGACGAAATCACGTTGTTCCCGCGAATCGGATCGCTGGCGCTGCGGCTATGCCGGGTCGCCGACGGCAGCCTCGATGCCGCTTTTGCAGGCGGTCAGAGCCGCGACTGGGACCTTGCCGCGGCCAATTTGATCGTGCAGGAAGCGAATGGTAGAATGACCGCGCTCTCGGGGGATGCGATTGAGTACAATCGCCGGGAGGTGGCGCATGGGGTGCTGGTAGCAGCGGGACGCGATCGTCATGCACGCATTGTCGAGCATTTTCGAAGCCGTCCACTGCCCTGA
- the lpxK gene encoding tetraacyldisaccharide 4'-kinase, with amino-acid sequence MREPGFWHSPSSWKSHLLRPIGALYGAIAANRLQRGGLDAGIPVLCVGNYHVGGAGKTPTVLALAKLLRELGETPVVLSRGYGGRLRGPVRVDPVRHAAADVGDEPLMMASQLPVVVARKRADGVPLARSQGASVILMDDGFQSPAVAKDASLIVIDGNRGVGNGQVFPAGPLRAPLRPQQARTDALIVVGNGTAAEAVAAEIAAQGKPVLRAQLQPDAAQVASLRGRRVLAFAGIGDPARFFATLEASGIDVARRHAFADHHPFAQGEIEGLVAEATRDALTLVTTEKDLARLRRAGGVPDWAQPVVPFAVTLAFDDAALLRKFVTARLFKARERKFSEGN; translated from the coding sequence ATGCGTGAGCCGGGCTTCTGGCACAGCCCGTCTTCATGGAAATCGCATCTGTTGAGGCCGATCGGCGCGCTCTATGGCGCCATCGCCGCCAACCGGCTGCAGCGTGGGGGTCTCGATGCCGGCATTCCCGTGCTCTGCGTCGGCAACTATCACGTCGGCGGCGCCGGCAAGACGCCGACGGTGTTGGCTCTGGCCAAGCTGTTGCGTGAACTCGGCGAGACGCCGGTGGTGCTGAGCCGCGGCTATGGCGGAAGACTGCGCGGACCGGTCCGGGTCGATCCCGTCAGGCATGCGGCCGCCGATGTCGGCGACGAGCCGCTGATGATGGCAAGTCAGTTGCCGGTGGTGGTCGCGCGCAAGCGTGCGGATGGCGTTCCGCTGGCGCGGTCGCAAGGCGCCAGCGTGATCCTGATGGACGACGGCTTCCAGAGTCCGGCCGTGGCCAAGGATGCGTCGCTGATCGTGATCGACGGCAACCGCGGCGTCGGCAACGGGCAGGTGTTTCCCGCCGGTCCGTTGCGCGCGCCGTTGCGGCCGCAACAGGCGCGCACCGACGCGCTGATCGTGGTCGGTAACGGCACCGCCGCCGAGGCGGTGGCGGCGGAGATTGCCGCGCAGGGCAAACCGGTGCTGCGCGCGCAGCTGCAGCCCGATGCGGCGCAGGTGGCGTCGTTGCGCGGCCGGCGCGTGCTGGCCTTTGCCGGCATCGGCGATCCCGCGCGATTCTTCGCGACGTTAGAGGCCAGCGGCATCGATGTGGCGCGGCGGCATGCCTTCGCCGACCATCATCCGTTCGCGCAAGGCGAGATCGAAGGCCTTGTCGCCGAAGCAACGCGCGACGCGCTGACGCTGGTGACGACCGAAAAGGATCTGGCGCGGCTGCGGCGGGCCGGTGGCGTGCCGGATTGGGCGCAGCCGGTCGTGCCGTTCGCGGTGACGCTTGCATTCGACGACGCGGCGCTATTGCGCAAGTTCGTGACGGCGCGCCTGTTCAAGGCGCGCGAACGAAAGTTCAGCGAAGGAAATTAG
- a CDS encoding lysophospholipid acyltransferase family protein: protein MKRLFRDLLRSSWVQRALGVLAAEYLRLVWLTNRFSYLPADIYDQVEPQMPAIFAFWHGQHLMTPFIKTKESYRAKVLISRHRDGEFNALAVERLGIGTIRGSGDHGGAFHRKGGVGAFREMVQALEQNWNVATTADVPKRARVVGLGVIMLARESGRPIMPFAMVTSRFIRLKNWDSTTINLPFGRGAVVGIDAVHVPPDADAETMEKLRLQVETYLNEATRLAYAAVGRPEAALG, encoded by the coding sequence TTGAAACGACTGTTTCGCGATTTGCTGCGCAGCAGCTGGGTTCAGCGCGCGCTGGGTGTGCTTGCGGCCGAATACCTGCGGCTGGTCTGGCTGACCAACCGGTTCAGCTATTTGCCGGCCGACATCTATGACCAGGTCGAGCCGCAGATGCCGGCGATCTTCGCGTTCTGGCATGGCCAGCATTTGATGACGCCGTTCATCAAGACCAAGGAGAGCTACCGCGCCAAGGTGCTGATCTCGCGGCATCGCGACGGCGAATTCAACGCCCTCGCGGTGGAGCGGCTCGGCATCGGCACGATCCGCGGCTCCGGCGACCATGGCGGGGCGTTTCACCGCAAGGGCGGCGTCGGCGCGTTCCGGGAGATGGTGCAGGCGCTGGAGCAGAACTGGAACGTCGCGACGACCGCCGACGTGCCGAAGCGGGCACGGGTGGTGGGCCTCGGCGTCATCATGTTGGCGCGGGAGTCCGGGCGGCCGATCATGCCGTTTGCGATGGTTACCAGCCGGTTCATCCGGTTGAAGAATTGGGACTCCACCACCATCAATTTACCATTCGGGCGCGGTGCCGTGGTAGGCATTGACGCAGTCCACGTGCCGCCGGACGCCGATGCCGAGACCATGGAAAAACTGCGGCTGCAGGTAGAGACTTATCTGAACGAAGCGACCCGACTCGCCTATGCAGCGGTCGGGCGCCCGGAGGCCGCCCTTGGCTGA
- a CDS encoding transglutaminase-like cysteine peptidase, with product MMGNLSRIGVLTIWLIGASPLAAEPFGVATVPAAPDSRISAIWRDLQAAMRADEQIIVVCRANPECGSPAALRFIAIVDEARRYQGRALLGHINRAVNLAIPTTRDDVSWQSPLKALASSGDCKSYAVTKYAALGAAGIAPEDRRLVIVWDNARPQETHLVVVVRVARRWLILDSRTLTLADSNDQQAYQPLHSFDHSGVRDFPPLAPAVRRVRL from the coding sequence ATGATGGGAAACCTGTCCCGCATTGGTGTACTGACCATATGGTTGATTGGCGCGTCCCCACTCGCCGCCGAGCCATTTGGCGTCGCCACGGTTCCAGCAGCACCAGACAGCCGGATTTCTGCGATCTGGCGCGACCTGCAGGCGGCCATGCGCGCGGATGAGCAGATCATCGTTGTATGCCGTGCCAATCCGGAGTGCGGCTCTCCCGCGGCCCTTCGGTTCATCGCGATAGTCGATGAGGCGCGTCGGTATCAAGGGCGCGCGCTGCTCGGCCACATCAACCGCGCCGTTAACCTCGCGATCCCGACGACGCGCGACGATGTGTCATGGCAGTCGCCTCTAAAAGCTTTGGCGTCGTCCGGCGACTGCAAGAGCTATGCGGTGACGAAATATGCGGCCCTCGGTGCCGCTGGCATTGCGCCGGAGGACCGACGATTAGTGATCGTTTGGGACAACGCGCGCCCGCAGGAAACCCATCTAGTCGTAGTGGTGCGCGTTGCACGGCGATGGCTAATCCTTGATAGCCGAACTCTGACGTTGGCCGACAGCAACGACCAACAAGCCTACCAACCGTTACATTCGTTCGACCATTCCGGAGTGCGGGATTTCCCGCCGTTGGCCCCGGCGGTGCGCCGCGTGCGGCTCTAA
- a CDS encoding DUF2093 domain-containing protein, with translation MLNKFGPSGNGEAQVQYLDGDFRVVSPGTYVRCAITDVRIPLDELKYWSVDLQEAYSVPTAVLQRHFPGAVKGQG, from the coding sequence GTGCTGAATAAATTCGGTCCCTCGGGGAATGGCGAAGCGCAGGTGCAATATCTGGATGGTGACTTCCGCGTGGTCTCGCCCGGCACCTATGTGCGCTGCGCCATTACCGACGTGCGGATCCCGCTCGACGAATTGAAGTACTGGAGCGTCGACCTGCAGGAGGCCTATTCGGTTCCGACCGCCGTGCTGCAACGGCACTTTCCCGGCGCCGTGAAGGGCCAGGGCTAG
- a CDS encoding DUF4170 domain-containing protein, which translates to MPDSAQPQLLHLVIGGELTDLEHTTFKDLDQVEIVGVYPNYATAHAAWKAKAQQTVDNAHMRYFVVHLHRLLDPGQDTKPSH; encoded by the coding sequence ATGCCAGATAGTGCCCAGCCGCAACTGCTCCATCTCGTCATCGGCGGCGAGTTGACCGACCTCGAACACACCACGTTCAAGGACCTCGATCAGGTCGAGATCGTCGGCGTGTACCCCAATTACGCAACCGCTCATGCAGCCTGGAAGGCGAAGGCGCAGCAGACCGTGGACAATGCCCACATGCGCTATTTCGTGGTTCACCTCCATCGGCTGCTCGACCCGGGTCAAGACACGAAGCCCTCCCATTGA
- a CDS encoding TldD/PmbA family protein, with protein MNSSPSTDQPLSRPAANSDLFDQSALSTLAQRLVEAAKRAGADAADAVAVRGVSQGVEVRDGRVEESERSEGDDVGLRVLVGQRQAVVSTNDVSGDGVAKLAERAVAMARVAPDDKFVGLADPSLLAREFADLDLLDRKVPTTAELERRACEAEAAALAVKGVTRSGGASASSGIGGMVLVTSTGFHGSYLRSSQGISMTAISGEGTGMERDYDFTSAPHASDLASPESVGRKAGERTVARANPRKVETCKVPVVFDPRVSGSLVGHLVGAINGASIARKTSFLKDRLGEQLFSRDIRIIDDPLRVRGLRSQTFDAEGVAVKQHALIDEGVLTTWLLDSATARELGMVTTGHAHRGVSSSPSPGSYNLHLEAGHVTPKELISDIKQGFYVTDLIGSGVNGVTGDYSRGASGFWIENGEITYAVSEVTIAGHLLPMFKSLVAASDLEFRYGVNAPTLRIEGLTLGGR; from the coding sequence GTGAACTCTTCACCATCCACGGATCAGCCGCTTTCCAGACCCGCCGCGAATTCCGACCTGTTCGATCAATCCGCACTTTCGACGCTGGCGCAGCGCCTGGTCGAGGCGGCAAAGCGCGCCGGCGCCGACGCTGCCGATGCGGTCGCGGTGCGCGGCGTATCGCAGGGCGTCGAGGTGCGTGACGGGCGCGTCGAGGAATCCGAGCGCTCGGAAGGCGACGATGTCGGACTGCGCGTGCTGGTCGGGCAACGCCAGGCGGTGGTCTCGACCAACGACGTCTCCGGCGATGGCGTCGCCAAATTGGCCGAGCGCGCGGTCGCGATGGCGCGCGTGGCGCCCGACGATAAATTCGTCGGCCTCGCCGACCCGTCGCTGCTGGCGCGCGAGTTCGCCGATCTCGATCTGCTCGACCGCAAGGTTCCGACCACGGCCGAACTGGAGCGCCGCGCCTGCGAAGCCGAAGCGGCGGCGCTGGCGGTCAAGGGCGTGACGAGGTCCGGCGGCGCCTCGGCCTCGAGCGGCATCGGCGGCATGGTGCTGGTGACCTCGACCGGTTTCCACGGCTCCTACCTGCGTTCGAGCCAGGGCATCTCGATGACCGCGATCTCCGGTGAGGGCACCGGCATGGAGCGCGACTACGATTTTACGTCGGCGCCGCATGCGTCCGACCTCGCCTCGCCCGAAAGCGTCGGCCGCAAGGCCGGCGAGCGCACCGTGGCGCGCGCCAATCCGCGCAAGGTCGAGACCTGCAAGGTGCCCGTCGTGTTCGATCCGCGGGTATCGGGATCGCTGGTCGGCCATCTCGTCGGCGCCATCAACGGCGCCTCGATCGCGCGCAAGACCAGCTTCCTGAAGGACCGGCTCGGCGAGCAGCTGTTCTCGAGGGACATCCGCATCATCGACGACCCCCTAAGAGTGCGCGGATTGCGTTCGCAGACCTTCGACGCCGAGGGCGTCGCCGTGAAGCAGCACGCGCTGATCGACGAGGGCGTGCTGACGACATGGCTGCTGGATTCCGCGACCGCGCGGGAACTCGGCATGGTCACGACCGGACACGCCCATCGCGGCGTCTCGTCCTCGCCGTCGCCGGGATCGTATAATCTGCACCTGGAAGCCGGCCACGTGACCCCGAAGGAGCTGATCTCGGATATCAAGCAGGGCTTCTACGTCACCGACCTGATCGGTTCCGGCGTCAACGGCGTGACCGGCGATTACAGCCGCGGCGCGTCCGGCTTCTGGATCGAGAACGGCGAGATCACCTATGCCGTCAGCGAGGTGACGATCGCGGGCCATCTGCTGCCGATGTTCAAATCGCTGGTCGCCGCCAGCGACCTGGAATTCCGCTACGGCGTCAATGCGCCGACGCTGCGCATCGAGGGCTTGACGCTTGGCGGACGCTGA
- a CDS encoding DUF6101 family protein: MRRQTATSGINPAGSSRALRLDPLSLPLSFDAHDTRADGGVRKIELHRERVVLRRAVHGMRMAVNISVRDFLGVGLRGLDDAQALILVHRDPSLSIPLLVSSDADEIASAWQTWSEIFALPQLPEDKVREPATRRRRHNTIRARRPKFLVRRRAGDLLNPANLHEGEREIIARD; the protein is encoded by the coding sequence GTGAGGCGTCAAACAGCAACAAGCGGGATCAATCCCGCCGGGTCGAGCCGTGCACTGCGGCTCGACCCTCTTTCCCTTCCGCTCTCGTTCGATGCGCATGATACCCGCGCAGACGGCGGCGTGCGGAAGATCGAACTTCATCGCGAACGCGTCGTGCTGCGTCGTGCCGTCCACGGCATGCGGATGGCGGTCAACATCAGCGTCCGCGATTTCCTCGGCGTCGGTTTGCGCGGCCTCGACGACGCGCAAGCGTTGATCCTGGTGCATCGCGACCCCTCGCTTTCGATTCCGCTTCTCGTCAGTTCCGACGCCGACGAAATCGCATCCGCCTGGCAGACCTGGAGCGAGATCTTCGCGCTTCCGCAATTGCCGGAAGACAAGGTGCGCGAACCCGCCACCCGCCGCCGCCGTCACAACACCATCCGCGCCCGCCGCCCGAAATTTCTGGTCCGCCGCCGCGCCGGCGATCTGCTCAACCCGGCGAACCTTCACGAAGGCGAGCGCGAGATCATCGCGCGGGATTGA
- a CDS encoding 3-deoxy-D-manno-octulosonic acid transferase — protein MQRSGARRPPLADPLPMTLRVYRRLSSAIVPLSPALINRRLKLGKEDPARVGERRGVSADVRPVGPLVWIHGASVGEVLAAAALIEKLRALNLRILLTSGTVTSAAIVAKRFPADVIHQYVPYDSPRYVTRFLDHWQPSLALFIESDLWPNLILSSAARRLPMVLINGRMSHRSFPRWRRVSGTISALLGRFDVCLAQSQLDGERFAALGSRNVTVTGNLKLDVAAPPADSGKLERLMAVTRGRPIVVAASTHPGEEEILVETHKTLAGFFPGLLTVIVPRHANRGPAIAGMITASGLQPALRSREELPTAATDIYVGDTMGEMGVFYRLAPIVFMGGSLVEHGGQNPIEAVKLGASVVHGPHVFNFTDVYEALDAAGGARRADTQEALVKQLGQLLADPRAREAALSAAEGVVEQLGGALERTLAALEPYLLQLRIEMGAANA, from the coding sequence ATGCAGCGGTCGGGCGCCCGGAGGCCGCCCTTGGCTGATCCGTTGCCGATGACGTTACGCGTCTACCGGAGACTGTCGTCCGCGATAGTGCCGCTGTCGCCTGCGTTGATCAACCGGCGGCTCAAGCTCGGCAAGGAAGATCCGGCGCGCGTCGGCGAACGCCGCGGCGTCAGCGCCGATGTCCGCCCGGTCGGACCGCTGGTGTGGATTCACGGCGCCAGCGTCGGCGAGGTGCTGGCGGCCGCGGCCCTGATCGAGAAGTTGCGGGCGCTGAACCTGCGCATCCTGCTGACCTCTGGCACGGTGACGTCGGCGGCGATCGTCGCCAAGCGGTTCCCCGCCGACGTGATCCACCAATATGTGCCGTATGACTCCCCGCGTTACGTCACGCGATTTCTCGACCACTGGCAGCCCTCGCTGGCGCTGTTCATCGAATCCGACCTGTGGCCGAACCTGATCCTGTCGAGCGCGGCCCGGCGGCTGCCGATGGTGTTGATCAACGGACGGATGTCGCATCGCTCGTTTCCGCGGTGGCGCCGGGTCTCCGGCACCATCTCGGCGCTGCTCGGCCGGTTCGACGTCTGCCTCGCGCAATCCCAGCTCGACGGCGAGCGGTTCGCGGCACTTGGCAGCCGCAACGTCACGGTCACGGGAAATCTCAAGCTCGATGTTGCAGCACCACCGGCCGACAGCGGCAAGCTCGAGCGGCTGATGGCGGTCACGCGCGGCCGGCCGATCGTGGTCGCCGCCTCGACCCATCCGGGCGAAGAGGAGATTCTGGTCGAGACCCACAAGACGCTGGCCGGATTCTTTCCCGGACTATTGACCGTGATCGTACCGCGCCATGCCAACCGCGGCCCCGCGATAGCAGGCATGATCACGGCGTCCGGGCTGCAGCCGGCGCTGCGCTCGCGCGAGGAATTGCCGACCGCGGCGACCGACATCTATGTCGGCGATACCATGGGCGAGATGGGCGTGTTCTACCGGCTGGCGCCGATCGTGTTCATGGGCGGATCGCTGGTCGAGCATGGCGGACAGAATCCGATCGAGGCGGTGAAGCTTGGCGCGTCCGTGGTCCATGGCCCGCACGTCTTCAATTTCACCGATGTCTATGAGGCGCTCGATGCCGCCGGCGGCGCGCGGCGCGCCGACACGCAGGAAGCGCTGGTGAAGCAGCTCGGTCAGTTACTTGCCGATCCCAGGGCGCGCGAAGCCGCACTGAGCGCTGCCGAAGGGGTGGTCGAGCAGCTCGGCGGCGCGCTGGAACGGACGCTTGCGGCACTCGAGCCGTATCTGCTGCAGTTGCGGATCGAGATGGGAGCCGCCAATGCGTGA